The DNA region CGGGCGGGGCGACGTGTGACCTTGGGGCCCCGGTGAATTTCGGCAGCGGGTCCTTCTCGGTGAGCTACTGGGTCACTTCACCTCAAAATAGCGGCAATGGCGAGCTTGGACCGATGTCCGCGGATTGGAGCGAAACCCATTGGGACATCAAGGACTGCGGCAACCTCAACTGGTATGCAATCCTCGTCTCACCCAATATGCCGTACAGCACGTTCACTTCCAAGATCGGCCAGGGTCTTGCCCCCACGAACACGTGGATGATGCTCACTCTCGTCGTTGACCGTGCAGCAGCCACCGCAACGTTTTACAAGAATGCGACCGGTCCCAGCACAATGAATATCTCTGCCGCGGGCACCGATAGCTTTGACTCCACCAGGAACATGGGCGCCATCATCGGCCAAACAGGCGGCGGCATTGATGAATGGGCCTTTTGGGACCGAGCGCTGTCCTCTGCCGAAGTTTCACAACTGTATAATGACGGCGATGGCATGTCCATCTCCTTGTCCATCCCCGAGCCCGCATCCGTTTCTTTGTTGCTGCTGGGCGGCGCGTGGGTGATCGCACGAGTCCGCAGACAAAGCGATAACTGATAATTGATCCAATCCAGAGAAAGGAAAGAGAGTCTGAACATGAGACATTCAGCACTGGCAGTTCTGGCGCTGGCAGGCACGCTGCTGCTGTCCGGCGCGGCGCAGGCGGGAATCGTCGTCACCTACGGCGCGGGCGTCACGTGGCCGACCGCGCCGGACGTGCAGACGGCCCATCCTTCCCAGTACATCGGTTACAATCATCCCTACTACGGCGGGTACTTCACCCAATCCTTCAAGGTTGCCACCACGCTGGTCGTGGAAAAACTGTACGTAATGGCCGCACGCGAGCAAGCCAGCACGTCGCTGATGTGGATGAAGTTCTACGAGGTGGACAACGTCCACAGCGTCTCGCTGGGGACGCTGGTGGGTACCGTCGCCGCGACGGCCAACGAGCTCAGCCCCAGCACCAGCTCGGTGATCACGGAGTTTGCCCTTTCCGGGGCCAACCAGATTACCCTGCCGGCCCGGGCCGGCGACGCCGGGTACGCCATCCTGTGCTATGCAGACGATTCCTCGGCCCGCTGGGAAGCCGGCAAGGCGGGCAACGTCTATGCCGACGGATACTGGGGCGGGTCCTATGCCGGAACGTCCGACATGATCATGGCCCTGGTCGGTTCGCCTATCCCCGAGCCGGCGACGATGAGCCTGCTGGTCATCGGCGGCGTGGCGGCGCTGATTCGCAGAAAGAGGCAGTAATCGGTAACCCGTAAGCAGTAATCGGTAAAAATGAACAACCGCGGGCGGCCGGCTTGAACAGAGCGGCCGCCCGTTGTCTTCTATGGAGTGCGGCAGCCATAGCTGCCGCTTTAGGAGTTGTTCGACACCGAGAAACTCTCAAAGCGGCAGCTAAGGCTGCCGCACTCCATAATTCGCCCTGCGACGCCTCCCCGGGTGCCACGCCCGTGCTATGGTGTCACTCACCACTCACCACTCACAGCTGCTTCTTCCGCCAGGCGGCAGGGCTTTGGCCGGTGGCGGCTCGCACGCATCGGATAAATTGATCGACCGTACCGTACCCGCAGGCGGCGGCGATGTCCTTGATTTTTCGCATGGTCGTCGCCAGCAGCGACATCGCCTCCCGAAGCCGCCATTGGCGCAACTGCTCGCCCGGCGAGCGCCCCAGATGCTTGCGAAACGCCCAGTTCAATGCGAAGGCGGAAATCCCGATGGTTCGGGCCATTCGGCCGACAGTGAGATTGTCGTCGCGGAAGTCCCGACGAATCATGTGCATCGCCTTGGCGACACCCGTGTGAGGCACGGCCACAACGTCGCTGCTTTGGCGGGGCACCACGCCCTGGGGAGCGACCCACAGCGCCTCGGCGGGCGGCTCGTCGCCCTGGAAGAGGCGGTCCATCATCTCGATCGCCTGGCGTCCCTGCTCGGGCCAGTTCATGTCCACGCTGGTCAGCGGCACCAGAGCCCCTTCGCAGACCGGCGCGATGTTGTAGCAGGAGGCGATCGCCACTTCGTCGGGCACGAGTACTCCTGTCTCGCGCAAGCCCGTCAAGGCCTCCAGGCCTGTCCAGTCGCTCTCGACCATGAGGCCCAGCGGTTTGGGCAGGGCGGCTACCTGTCTGACCAGCCACCGGCGAAACGTGACGCTGTACGATGAGCCCAGCCCCTTCGCCGCCTGCCGCGGCCAGTCCAGGGTATGCACCGTGCAGCCGCCCTCCTGGGCGGCTTGGCGGAATCCCTCCAATTGGCGGTTGAGCATCCACAGATCGCCCAGCCAGCAGTAGGCTAGATGTCGAAAGGCCAGGTCAACGAAATGACGGGCGGCCAATCGGCCAGCCGCGTAATGGTCCAGCAGCACGCTGCCAGCGCCGTAGCGGCGTCCTTCAAGGTCGTGCAGCCAGACCATCGGCACACGTCCGCGCGGCCACCTTCTCATGTCCTGGGTGCTGACGTTGGCTCCGACGATCACGGCATCGGCCTGCCACTGCCGCACCATGCCCGCTAACGGGCCATCCTTCTTTGAGAAGATCATCGCCCAGCCCCTCTGGCGCGCAGAATCGGTCAGTGCCATCGCGACCGGATCGTACGGCCCCAGGCCCAGAACCAGAATGCGGCGCGAAAGTGCTGGAATGGCAGCCATGGGTGCAAGTGTATATCAAAAAGTGGATTAAACAAGTATATAATCACTATTTGCAAATACCAAAACTCGTGTAATATTGGGGGTCATGGAAAGGCGATTGTCGCCTTTCAAATCCAAGGCGGTTTCTGGCACGGACGGATGGTTCGCAAGAGTAAGTCAGGGACAAACAAAGGAGCGGTTATGAAACGTACAGCATTGACAATTCTGGCAATGGCGGCCGTATTGGCGTTGGCCCCTGTGGTGCAGGCGGCGACCGTCACGCAGGCGTTATGGAAGATGGGCGAGGATGACCCGGCAGCAGCGGCAGGCAATGCCGTCAACGCAACCGGCGTTGACAGTTCAGGCAGCAACGATCTCGCTCTCTTGGGCTCAGGCGCCACGTACACTGCTCCCGGCGCCGACACGGGCAGTCCCTTGGCTGTCAACTTCGATGGCGCCGGTCATTATGAGGGGACCGTTGCAGGATGGGCAGGCGACCGCGGAGTTGAGTTGTGGCTGCGAATAAGCGAGCCCAATGACCGGCACGACCCGTTGAGCGTTGGGAACTTGATATTCTATACATTTGGAGGCGGCTCCAATCAGATTTACAATGACTTTGCAGGCACCGGCGGAGTAGGAGATCCATTCACGTATACGAGCAGTGAGTGGTTCCATCTTGCTCTTGTCACAGTCGGCCTGGAGACGACCTTCTATGCCAATGGCGTTGCCCAGGGCAGTTCACGAGAAGTCACGTTCGACAGCGATCTGTTCGTCGTCGGCGACACCAACCGCGGCGGAGGCCCTTGGCTTGGCGATATCGACAATGTCCGAGTCTTCAACGTGACCGACGGCGACTTCGATCCAATGAGGGACTTAACGCTTTCGATGGATATCCCCGAGCCGGCGACGATGAGCCTGCTGGCCCTGGGCGGTCTGGCCGCGCTGATCCGGAGGAAGAGGCAGTAATCAGTAGCCAGTAATCAGTAATCGGTAGAAATGGTTTCAACGGGCGGCCGGCTTGAACAGAGTGGCTGCCCGTTCTCTTCTATGGAGTGCGGCAGCCATAGCTGCCGCTTTAGGAGTTGTTCGACACCGAGAAACTCAAAAAGCGGCAGCTACGGCTGCCGCACTCCATAACTCCGCCCTCCATGCTTTGAATGGCCTTTTCGCCAGGCGCGCGGGGTCAGGCCGGTGGCCACCCGCATGCAGCGGATGAACTGGTCTACGGTTCCGAACCCGCAGCCCGCGGCGATATCCTTGACCGCCCGATTCGTCGTCGCCAGCAAGACCGAGGCCTGCTTCAGCCGCCACTGACGCAGATAGTCGCCCGGCGTGCGCCCCAGGTGCCTGCGGAACGCCCAG from Planctomycetaceae bacterium includes:
- a CDS encoding LamG-like jellyroll fold domain-containing protein, which gives rise to MKHAAWTILAVAAVLAVAGAAQAGLSDGLVHYYSFDTDSKDSVGSLDGTLNANGAISGANAKVGGGALMSTSGGATCDLGAPVNFGSGSFSVSYWVTSPQNSGNGELGPMSADWSETHWDIKDCGNLNWYAILVSPNMPYSTFTSKIGQGLAPTNTWMMLTLVVDRAAATATFYKNATGPSTMNISAAGTDSFDSTRNMGAIIGQTGGGIDEWAFWDRALSSAEVSQLYNDGDGMSISLSIPEPASVSLLLLGGAWVIARVRRQSDN
- a CDS encoding PEP-CTERM sorting domain-containing protein, whose amino-acid sequence is MRHSALAVLALAGTLLLSGAAQAGIVVTYGAGVTWPTAPDVQTAHPSQYIGYNHPYYGGYFTQSFKVATTLVVEKLYVMAAREQASTSLMWMKFYEVDNVHSVSLGTLVGTVAATANELSPSTSSVITEFALSGANQITLPARAGDAGYAILCYADDSSARWEAGKAGNVYADGYWGGSYAGTSDMIMALVGSPIPEPATMSLLVIGGVAALIRRKRQ
- a CDS encoding substrate-binding domain-containing protein → MAAIPALSRRILVLGLGPYDPVAMALTDSARQRGWAMIFSKKDGPLAGMVRQWQADAVIVGANVSTQDMRRWPRGRVPMVWLHDLEGRRYGAGSVLLDHYAAGRLAARHFVDLAFRHLAYCWLGDLWMLNRQLEGFRQAAQEGGCTVHTLDWPRQAAKGLGSSYSVTFRRWLVRQVAALPKPLGLMVESDWTGLEALTGLRETGVLVPDEVAIASCYNIAPVCEGALVPLTSVDMNWPEQGRQAIEMMDRLFQGDEPPAEALWVAPQGVVPRQSSDVVAVPHTGVAKAMHMIRRDFRDDNLTVGRMARTIGISAFALNWAFRKHLGRSPGEQLRQWRLREAMSLLATTMRKIKDIAAACGYGTVDQFIRCVRAATGQSPAAWRKKQL
- a CDS encoding LamG-like jellyroll fold domain-containing protein yields the protein MKRTALTILAMAAVLALAPVVQAATVTQALWKMGEDDPAAAAGNAVNATGVDSSGSNDLALLGSGATYTAPGADTGSPLAVNFDGAGHYEGTVAGWAGDRGVELWLRISEPNDRHDPLSVGNLIFYTFGGGSNQIYNDFAGTGGVGDPFTYTSSEWFHLALVTVGLETTFYANGVAQGSSREVTFDSDLFVVGDTNRGGGPWLGDIDNVRVFNVTDGDFDPMRDLTLSMDIPEPATMSLLALGGLAALIRRKRQ